In Xenorhabdus nematophila ATCC 19061, one DNA window encodes the following:
- the rsmB gene encoding 16S rRNA (cytosine(967)-C(5))-methyltransferase RsmB has protein sequence MKNTYNLRSIAAKAITQVLEQGQSLSSVIPELQQRVSDKDKALLQELCFGVMRVLPQLEWFMSQLMAKPLKGKQRIFHYLIMVGLYQLTYTRIPAHAALAETVNGAINLKRPQLKGLINGVLRQFQRQQQELVERSNKHINQHLHPKWLQERIQKSYPQNWQTIIDANNQKPPMWLRVNQLHHTANEYLSLLENANIEAELDTKHPNAIRLLNPCPVHSLPGFNQGWVTIQDRSAQGCAELLTPCNGEFILDLCAAPGGKTTHILEIAPKSKVLAIDIDEQRLKRVKENLQRLNLHAVVKTGDGRLPHEWAAGEQFDRILLDAPCSATGVIRRHPDIKWLRRNEDIDQLVTLQSEILDAIWPYLKKNGTLVYATCSILPQENSEQIKAFLKRHTDAVLSETGSLEKPGTQIIPEVEGGDGFFYARLIKPIISLSRSR, from the coding sequence ATGAAAAATACATATAACCTGCGAAGTATCGCTGCCAAAGCGATCACCCAAGTGCTGGAGCAAGGGCAATCACTTAGTTCCGTTATACCAGAACTCCAACAAAGAGTTTCTGACAAAGATAAAGCGCTACTACAAGAACTCTGTTTTGGTGTTATGAGGGTATTACCTCAGCTTGAGTGGTTTATGAGTCAACTAATGGCAAAACCATTAAAAGGAAAACAACGTATTTTCCACTATCTAATCATGGTTGGGCTATATCAGCTTACATATACACGCATACCTGCTCATGCAGCATTAGCTGAAACCGTTAATGGCGCTATTAACTTAAAACGACCACAGCTAAAAGGCTTAATCAATGGTGTTCTTCGCCAATTTCAACGTCAGCAACAAGAACTAGTCGAACGCTCAAATAAGCATATCAACCAACACTTACATCCTAAATGGCTGCAAGAACGTATTCAAAAATCTTATCCTCAGAATTGGCAGACTATAATTGATGCCAATAATCAAAAACCACCTATGTGGTTACGGGTAAATCAACTCCATCATACAGCTAACGAATATCTCTCTCTGTTAGAAAACGCTAACATAGAAGCAGAACTGGATACAAAGCATCCCAATGCTATCCGTTTACTAAATCCCTGTCCTGTACATTCTCTACCTGGATTTAATCAAGGATGGGTCACTATCCAAGATCGCTCTGCTCAGGGATGTGCAGAACTATTAACCCCATGTAACGGAGAATTTATATTAGATCTTTGTGCTGCACCCGGTGGAAAAACGACTCATATTCTCGAAATAGCGCCGAAATCTAAGGTACTCGCTATAGATATTGATGAACAAAGATTGAAGCGAGTAAAAGAAAATTTACAACGGCTTAATTTACATGCTGTGGTAAAAACAGGTGATGGGCGCCTTCCACATGAATGGGCTGCTGGTGAACAATTTGATCGTATCCTTCTGGATGCGCCATGCTCTGCTACAGGAGTTATTCGCCGCCATCCTGACATAAAATGGCTACGTCGAAATGAAGATATTGATCAATTGGTGACATTACAATCTGAAATTCTTGATGCTATATGGCCATATTTAAAGAAAAATGGCACTCTGGTTTATGCCACCTGCTCAATTTTACCTCAAGAAAATAGTGAACAAATTAAAGCATTTTTGAAGCGTCATACAGATGCCGTGTTATCAGAAACAGGCTCTCTTGAAAAGCCAGGAACACAAATCATCCCAGAAGTAGAAGGTGGTGATGGTTTCTTTTATGCTCGACTAATTAAACCAATAATATCCCTCTCTCGTTCCAGATGA
- the fmt gene encoding methionyl-tRNA formyltransferase — protein sequence MSDSLRIIFAGTPDFAARHLAALLNSQHHVVGVLTRPDKPAGRGKKLTPSSVKVLAEEHGIPVFQPITLRAEESQQWVMEQQADIMIVVAYGLILPQTVLDIPRLGCLNIHGSLLPSWRGAAPIQRSVWAGDKETGVTIMQMDAGLDTGDMLLKTICPIEKEDTSASLYEKLANIGPTALLDTLDLITSGICQPEAQDNALATYAEKLSKDEAKIDWNLPAIQLERCIRAFNPWPLSFFSIDEQPIKIWQAEVISEQTTQAPGTIINADKKGIQVATTDGILNIIQLQPPGKKAMSAADLLNSRREWFTPGSKIN from the coding sequence GTGTCTGATTCTTTACGTATTATTTTTGCCGGAACACCTGACTTCGCGGCTCGCCATTTGGCAGCTTTACTAAACTCCCAACACCACGTTGTTGGAGTACTCACTCGACCAGATAAACCGGCAGGAAGAGGTAAAAAACTGACACCAAGCTCTGTAAAGGTATTGGCTGAAGAACATGGAATTCCTGTTTTCCAGCCAATAACCTTACGGGCAGAAGAAAGCCAACAATGGGTCATGGAACAACAAGCAGATATTATGATCGTTGTTGCATACGGGTTGATTCTTCCTCAAACTGTTTTAGATATTCCACGGCTGGGGTGTTTGAATATTCACGGCTCTTTGTTACCTAGCTGGCGGGGCGCAGCGCCTATTCAACGTTCAGTCTGGGCTGGGGATAAAGAAACTGGAGTGACTATCATGCAGATGGACGCGGGGCTTGATACTGGTGATATGCTGCTAAAAACCATTTGTCCTATTGAAAAAGAAGATACCAGCGCCAGTCTATATGAAAAACTTGCCAATATCGGCCCTACAGCCTTACTTGATACCTTAGATTTAATCACTTCAGGAATATGTCAACCTGAAGCACAGGATAACGCTCTGGCGACTTACGCAGAAAAACTGAGTAAAGATGAAGCAAAAATAGACTGGAATTTACCAGCAATCCAACTTGAACGCTGTATTCGGGCTTTCAACCCTTGGCCTTTAAGCTTTTTCTCAATTGATGAACAACCCATTAAGATTTGGCAAGCAGAAGTTATCTCAGAGCAAACAACTCAGGCTCCCGGAACAATTATCAACGCAGATAAAAAAGGTATTCAAGTTGCAACAACAGATGGAATATTAAATATTATTCAATTACAACCTCCTGGCAAGAAAGCAATGTCAGCAGCTGATCTCTTAAACTCCAGACGTGAATGGTTTACGCCTGGTAGCAAAATCAACTGA
- the def gene encoding peptide deformylase yields MSVLQVLHYPDERLRTIAKPVEKVDAEIQRIIDDMFETMYAEEGIGLAATQVDIHQRIVVIDVSEDRKQLLVLINPELLNESGETGIEEGCLSVPEQRGFVPRFEQIKIKALDYHGQPFELEADGLLAICIQHEMDHLVGKLFVDYLSPLKRQRIRQKVEKIDRLRAKSK; encoded by the coding sequence ATGTCAGTTTTACAAGTATTACATTACCCAGATGAACGGCTTCGCACGATAGCAAAGCCAGTAGAAAAAGTTGATGCAGAAATCCAACGTATCATTGATGATATGTTTGAAACGATGTATGCAGAGGAAGGTATTGGCCTAGCAGCAACGCAAGTCGACATTCATCAACGAATTGTTGTTATTGATGTCTCTGAAGATCGCAAGCAACTCCTTGTATTGATTAACCCTGAGTTGCTCAATGAATCTGGTGAAACAGGGATAGAAGAAGGCTGTCTGTCTGTGCCTGAACAGCGCGGATTCGTCCCACGTTTTGAACAAATCAAAATTAAAGCTCTAGATTATCATGGTCAACCGTTTGAATTAGAAGCCGATGGCCTTCTGGCAATTTGCATTCAGCATGAAATGGATCATTTAGTCGGTAAACTCTTTGTCGATTATCTTTCGCCATTGAAACGCCAACGCATCCGGCAGAAAGTTGAAAAAATTGACCGATTAAGAGCCAAAAGCAAATAA
- the dprA gene encoding DNA-protecting protein DprA: MEAMEIWLRMKMVSHLSVVKAIPIIERLLQTKNCSTAFLKECGLSLAQCLQFTNASPSMLASAFNWLEKPDNHLLTFSHPEYPPLLKQIHSPPLVLFVMGDVSVLSQKQISMVGSRAATFYGEKWGRIFAGELAKNNLVITSGLAIGIDGFCHQSALDAGGKTIAVLGSGLENIYPTRHQPLAQRIKENGTLVSEFFPDTSPKAKNFPRRNRIISGLSLVLVIVEAHKNSGSLITARCALEQGRDIFALPGPLGVPSNEGNHWLIKQGAYLATNVADIMEHINTSFQWMNIEDKGREDENKQFEQTELPFADVLVNVSNEVTPIDVIAQRSSLPVAEVMTKLLELELMGKVAVTAGGYVLIN; this comes from the coding sequence ATGGAAGCGATGGAAATATGGTTACGAATGAAAATGGTTTCTCATCTTTCAGTAGTAAAGGCGATACCTATTATAGAGCGTTTGTTGCAAACGAAGAATTGTAGTACTGCTTTTCTTAAAGAGTGTGGTTTGTCATTAGCACAATGTCTGCAATTTACGAATGCTAGCCCTTCCATGTTGGCCTCAGCCTTTAATTGGTTAGAGAAACCAGATAATCATTTACTGACTTTTTCTCATCCAGAATATCCTCCTTTATTAAAGCAGATACATTCTCCGCCTCTTGTGCTCTTTGTCATGGGAGATGTATCAGTGTTGTCTCAAAAACAAATTTCAATGGTTGGTAGCAGGGCAGCGACGTTCTATGGAGAGAAATGGGGAAGGATATTTGCTGGTGAGTTGGCTAAAAATAATCTGGTGATCACCAGTGGGCTTGCGATTGGTATTGATGGCTTCTGTCATCAGTCTGCATTGGATGCAGGAGGAAAAACTATTGCTGTACTTGGTAGCGGTCTTGAAAATATTTATCCCACTCGGCACCAGCCTTTGGCTCAGCGTATTAAAGAAAATGGCACATTAGTTTCTGAATTTTTTCCTGATACATCACCCAAGGCTAAGAATTTCCCAAGACGCAATCGAATTATCAGTGGATTGAGTCTGGTTCTTGTTATTGTAGAGGCTCATAAGAACAGTGGTTCATTGATCACGGCACGTTGTGCGCTTGAGCAAGGACGAGATATCTTTGCACTACCAGGCCCATTGGGCGTTCCTTCGAACGAAGGTAATCATTGGTTAATTAAACAAGGTGCTTATTTGGCAACAAATGTGGCAGATATAATGGAACATATTAACACCTCATTTCAATGGATGAATATCGAAGATAAAGGAAGGGAAGATGAGAATAAACAATTTGAACAAACAGAGTTGCCATTTGCGGATGTGCTGGTTAACGTAAGTAATGAAGTAACACCTATTGATGTTATAGCCCAGCGTTCTTCGCTTCCTGTTGCTGAAGTCATGACCAAATTATTGGAGCTGGAACTGATGGGCAAAGTTGCTGTTACTGCTGGTGGATACGTTTTAATTAATTGA
- a CDS encoding topoisomerase DNA-binding C4 zinc finger domain-containing protein, whose translation MSKKVPFAIKKTEYCPECGSKLVIRNGTYGSFYACSSYPSCHYLRSLKVQIDGHVVKELDGQICPRCGLTLVLRQGRYGMFISCSQYPECGHTELIDKPDDTSISCPQCQQGKLLQRKSRFGKIFHSCSRYPECQFALNNKPISGECMFCHYPLLIEKRTSQGIKLFCASKLCSKQQFNEIENKNE comes from the coding sequence ATGTCTAAGAAAGTTCCCTTTGCTATAAAAAAGACAGAGTATTGCCCTGAATGTGGCTCTAAGTTAGTTATTCGCAATGGAACTTATGGGTCATTTTATGCGTGTTCCAGTTATCCATCCTGCCATTATCTTCGTTCTTTGAAAGTTCAGATTGATGGGCATGTTGTTAAAGAATTGGATGGGCAAATATGCCCGAGGTGTGGTCTCACCCTGGTTTTACGGCAAGGGCGTTATGGAATGTTTATTAGTTGTAGTCAGTATCCTGAATGTGGACATACAGAATTGATTGATAAACCAGACGATACATCAATTAGTTGCCCGCAATGTCAACAAGGAAAATTACTTCAGCGTAAGTCTCGTTTTGGCAAAATATTTCATTCTTGTAGTCGCTATCCAGAGTGTCAGTTTGCTCTCAATAATAAGCCAATTTCAGGAGAATGTATGTTTTGTCACTACCCATTGTTAATAGAAAAGCGCACTTCCCAAGGCATAAAGTTATTTTGTGCCAGTAAATTGTGTAGTAAGCAGCAATTCAATGAAATTGAGAATAAAAATGAGTAA
- the tsaC gene encoding L-threonylcarbamoyladenylate synthase type 1 TsaC, producing the protein MSNEISPAFDSIVTALKEGKVIAYPTEAVFGLGCDPDSENAVQELLALKNRPWEKGLILIADNYERLCSYIDDVQLSDEQKETIFSFWPGPVTWVIPAKKITPKWLTGKFSTLAVRVTDHPLVKQLCSLYGKPLVSTSANLSGLEPCRSVEEVRLQFGNRIPVLSGEVGGRKNPSEIRDALTGKLYRQG; encoded by the coding sequence ATGAGTAACGAAATCTCACCTGCATTTGATTCAATTGTCACGGCTTTGAAAGAAGGAAAAGTGATTGCTTATCCGACGGAAGCTGTTTTTGGTTTAGGATGTGATCCCGATAGTGAAAACGCTGTACAAGAATTATTAGCGTTGAAAAACAGGCCGTGGGAAAAAGGACTAATCCTTATCGCTGACAATTATGAGAGGCTATGCTCTTATATTGATGATGTGCAATTGAGTGATGAACAGAAAGAAACCATATTTTCATTTTGGCCGGGGCCTGTTACATGGGTCATTCCAGCAAAAAAAATAACACCAAAATGGCTGACGGGTAAGTTTTCAACTTTGGCAGTCAGAGTCACAGATCATCCTTTAGTTAAACAGCTATGCTCCCTGTACGGAAAACCACTTGTTTCAACGAGTGCGAATTTAAGTGGGTTAGAACCATGCCGCAGTGTGGAAGAAGTTCGCCTGCAATTTGGAAATCGTATCCCGGTTTTGTCAGGAGAAGTAGGAGGACGCAAAAACCCATCAGAAATCAGAGATGCTTTAACTGGCAAACTATATCGGCAAGGATAG
- the aroE gene encoding shikimate dehydrogenase yields the protein MDKFVVFGNPVAHSKSPYIHQLFSEQTGIDHQYGRILAPIEQFEQVLDYFFEQGGLGANITVPFKEKAYQLSDKLTERAKISGAVNTLKRIEGNRLLGDNTDGIGLVVDLQRLNFISQGKNVLIIGAGGAAKGVISPLFSLGCSITITNRTFERAQIIANKFSQLGNIRAIEIESLHSKDFDIIINATASGLDGQIPSVSPLIFQSNCACYDMYYQQGLTPFLNFAHQNGVSHLADGLGMLVGQAAYAFELWHGVFPEIEPVLVALRRELHS from the coding sequence ATGGATAAATTCGTGGTTTTTGGTAATCCAGTAGCACACAGTAAATCTCCTTATATTCATCAATTGTTTTCTGAACAAACAGGAATAGATCATCAATATGGGCGGATACTTGCTCCGATAGAGCAATTTGAACAAGTGTTAGACTATTTTTTTGAACAAGGGGGATTAGGCGCGAATATTACTGTCCCTTTCAAAGAAAAAGCTTATCAGCTCTCTGATAAATTAACTGAGCGGGCAAAGATAAGTGGTGCAGTTAACACATTAAAACGGATCGAGGGAAATCGGCTGCTTGGTGATAATACAGATGGTATAGGTCTTGTGGTGGATTTACAGAGGCTCAATTTCATCTCCCAAGGGAAAAATGTTTTAATAATTGGTGCTGGTGGAGCGGCAAAAGGAGTAATATCTCCTTTATTTTCATTAGGCTGTTCAATCACTATTACTAACCGTACGTTTGAGCGTGCTCAAATCATTGCGAATAAATTTTCTCAATTGGGTAATATCCGAGCTATTGAAATCGAATCTCTTCATTCCAAAGATTTTGACATCATCATTAATGCAACAGCTTCTGGACTTGATGGGCAGATACCCTCGGTATCTCCGCTTATTTTCCAAAGCAATTGTGCTTGTTATGACATGTATTATCAGCAAGGACTCACCCCTTTCCTTAATTTTGCTCATCAAAATGGAGTTTCACATTTAGCTGATGGTTTAGGCATGTTAGTCGGGCAGGCTGCATATGCTTTTGAATTGTGGCATGGAGTGTTTCCAGAAATAGAACCTGTTTTAGTTGCGTTAAGGCGGGAATTACATTCATGA
- a CDS encoding DUF1488 domain-containing protein, translating to MNQSIQFPDREEWDEAEKRVLFPAIVDGLLVECMISADVIIKRYGKAYCPLELFRQHRWDLEEEFETVILSGRDDKFGRYSLPSDCSANK from the coding sequence ATGAATCAATCAATTCAATTCCCAGATCGTGAAGAATGGGATGAAGCTGAGAAGAGGGTGCTGTTTCCAGCAATAGTGGATGGTTTGCTAGTGGAATGTATGATAAGTGCTGATGTAATCATTAAGCGTTATGGTAAGGCTTATTGCCCACTCGAGCTATTTCGCCAACATCGTTGGGATCTGGAAGAAGAGTTTGAAACGGTTATTTTGAGTGGGCGTGATGATAAATTTGGGCGCTATTCTTTACCCTCAGACTGTTCTGCTAATAAATAG
- a CDS encoding gamma carbonic anhydrase family protein → MSTVLRQYLDLYPQVGRKVFLDSSSVVIGDVRLAEDISIWPLVVIRGDVNYVSIGSRTNIQDGSVLHVTHKSRDNPNGFPLIIGEDVTVGHKAILHGCTVGNRVLVGMGSILLDGVIVEDDVIIGAGSLVPPRKKLESGYLYVGSPAKQVRKLKPEELEGLLYSANNYARWKDDYLLAEQSEGKE, encoded by the coding sequence ATGTCCACTGTGTTACGTCAATATTTAGACTTATATCCTCAGGTTGGTCGAAAAGTCTTTTTAGATTCTTCTTCTGTAGTGATCGGTGATGTCAGATTGGCTGAAGATATAAGTATCTGGCCCCTTGTAGTGATTCGGGGAGATGTCAACTATGTATCAATTGGTTCGCGCACGAATATTCAAGATGGCTCTGTTTTGCACGTAACTCATAAATCTCGTGATAACCCAAATGGATTTCCTCTGATAATAGGTGAAGATGTCACAGTAGGTCATAAAGCGATATTGCATGGATGTACCGTTGGAAATAGAGTGTTAGTCGGAATGGGATCTATTTTACTTGATGGCGTAATTGTTGAAGATGATGTAATTATCGGTGCCGGTAGTCTTGTTCCCCCCAGAAAAAAATTAGAAAGTGGATATCTATACGTAGGTAGCCCAGCCAAACAAGTGAGAAAACTCAAACCTGAAGAATTGGAAGGACTACTTTATTCAGCTAATAACTATGCTCGCTGGAAAGATGACTATTTATTAGCAGAACAGTCTGAGGGTAAAGAATAG
- the hdfR gene encoding HTH-type transcriptional regulator HdfR, with protein sequence MDTELLKTFLEVSKTRHFGRAAESLYLTQSAVSFRIRQLENQLGTNLFTRHRNNIRLTAAGERLVPYAESLMNTWQLAKKEINYVAQHTELSIGSTASLWEGYLTSWLNTFYHLHQETRIESLVSTRQSLVKQLHSRELDLLITTEPPKMDEFQSQLIGNIQLILSTTRHNLEKGVENYIKLEWGADFHQQEQQILKNDHPPIITTTSAHIARELLDSVNAATFLPVHWQKEYPKLVSSSNNTLIERPLYAVWLQNSDQQSLIQQLIKLPVEKAPITA encoded by the coding sequence GTGGACACTGAATTACTGAAAACCTTTTTGGAAGTCAGTAAGACTCGTCACTTTGGCCGGGCAGCTGAATCGCTCTATCTAACACAATCCGCTGTTAGCTTTCGGATCCGCCAACTAGAAAATCAGTTAGGTACCAATTTATTCACACGGCATCGCAATAATATCCGCCTCACTGCGGCCGGAGAACGCCTTGTACCCTATGCAGAGTCGCTAATGAATACTTGGCAATTAGCGAAGAAAGAAATCAATTATGTTGCTCAGCATACAGAGCTGTCTATTGGTTCTACAGCATCCTTATGGGAAGGTTATCTAACATCTTGGTTAAATACATTTTATCACCTCCACCAAGAAACGAGGATCGAATCTCTGGTTTCTACACGCCAGTCACTAGTTAAGCAATTACATTCTCGTGAACTAGACCTCTTAATTACTACAGAACCACCAAAAATGGATGAGTTTCAAAGCCAGTTAATTGGTAATATTCAGCTTATTTTATCAACAACTCGGCATAATCTTGAAAAAGGTGTTGAAAATTACATCAAATTGGAATGGGGTGCTGATTTTCATCAGCAAGAACAACAGATCTTAAAAAATGATCATCCACCCATTATCACAACCACATCAGCACATATTGCCAGAGAGTTATTGGATAGTGTAAATGCAGCAACCTTCCTGCCTGTACATTGGCAAAAAGAGTACCCAAAACTCGTATCTTCATCTAATAACACGCTGATAGAACGACCATTATACGCAGTATGGCTACAAAACAGTGACCAACAATCCCTTATCCAACAGTTAATAAAACTTCCTGTCGAAAAAGCGCCTATAACTGCCTGA
- a CDS encoding DUF413 domain-containing protein encodes MAESFITTNRFFDNKHYPRGFSRHGDFTIKEAQLLERHGYAFNELDLGKREPQTEEEKLFVAVCRGERAPVTTAEKVWAKYLTKISRPKRFHTLSGGKPQVDPSEDYTDTDD; translated from the coding sequence ATGGCTGAAAGCTTCATCACGACTAATCGTTTTTTTGATAATAAACACTATCCACGTGGATTTTCCCGTCATGGTGATTTTACCATCAAAGAAGCCCAATTATTAGAACGCCATGGTTATGCGTTTAATGAATTGGATCTTGGTAAGCGTGAACCTCAAACAGAAGAAGAAAAACTGTTTGTTGCGGTTTGCCGCGGTGAACGTGCCCCAGTAACAACAGCAGAGAAAGTATGGGCTAAGTATTTGACAAAAATCAGTCGTCCAAAACGTTTTCATACTCTTTCTGGCGGAAAACCACAAGTAGATCCTTCCGAGGACTATACCGATACTGATGATTAA